From the genome of Kaistella daneshvariae, one region includes:
- a CDS encoding NAD(P)-dependent alcohol dehydrogenase: protein MGDTNIKAFGTASKDEDLKEMHIERREVLPTDIEIEIMYCGVCHSDLHTARNDWGGTKYPAVPGHEIIGKITKIGAEVTKFQVGDLAGVGCLVDSCRECESCKQDLEQYCLNGSTGTYNGHDKHLNQQTFGGYSEKVVVDEAFVLKIPENLDLKAVAPLLCAGITTWSPLKHWNVKEGSKVAVVGLGGLGHMAIKLAKGLGAEVTLISRSPDKIQDGLDLGADAVVISTYENEMKAAQGKFDLIIDTVPYDHDINPYISTLNISGTLVLVGYIGKMEEALFTPPVVLGRRSVAGSLIGGIKETQEMLDFCGEHNILPEIEMIKMQDINEAYERMLKSDVHYRFVIDMASLKN from the coding sequence ATGGGCGATACCAATATAAAAGCTTTTGGAACGGCATCGAAGGATGAGGATTTAAAAGAAATGCACATCGAGCGGCGGGAAGTTTTACCTACCGACATCGAAATTGAAATTATGTACTGCGGCGTTTGTCACAGCGATTTGCATACCGCGAGAAATGATTGGGGCGGCACGAAATATCCTGCAGTTCCGGGACATGAAATAATCGGAAAAATTACAAAGATCGGTGCCGAAGTCACCAAATTTCAAGTCGGTGATTTAGCCGGCGTTGGCTGTCTGGTAGATTCCTGCCGCGAATGTGAAAGCTGCAAACAGGATTTGGAACAATATTGCCTGAACGGTTCCACCGGAACTTATAACGGTCACGACAAACATTTAAACCAACAAACTTTCGGTGGTTATTCCGAAAAAGTGGTCGTAGATGAAGCTTTTGTTTTGAAAATTCCGGAAAATTTAGATTTAAAAGCCGTTGCACCACTTTTGTGCGCGGGAATTACAACCTGGTCGCCACTTAAGCACTGGAACGTAAAAGAAGGTAGCAAAGTCGCAGTCGTTGGTTTGGGCGGTCTTGGGCATATGGCGATTAAACTGGCAAAAGGTTTGGGCGCTGAGGTAACTTTAATCTCCCGCAGTCCGGATAAAATTCAGGATGGTTTGGATTTAGGCGCAGATGCCGTAGTGATTTCCACTTATGAAAATGAGATGAAAGCCGCACAGGGAAAATTTGATTTAATTATCGATACCGTTCCCTATGATCACGACATCAACCCGTATATTTCAACTTTAAACATCAGCGGAACTTTAGTTTTGGTCGGTTATATCGGAAAAATGGAAGAAGCTCTTTTCACACCTCCGGTAGTTTTGGGCAGGAGATCTGTGGCCGGTTCACTGATTGGCGGAATTAAAGAAACTCAGGAAATGCTGGATTTCTGTGGTGAACACAACATTTTACCGGAAATTGAAATGATTAAAATGCAGGACATCAACGAAGCGTACGAACGCATGCTGAAAAGCGATGTTCACTACCGTTTTGTAATCGACATGGCATCGCTGAAAAATTAG
- a CDS encoding alpha-amylase, which produces MNPTMIQFFHWYSDGDAQLFDQIKDSASYLKELGISAVWFPPAYKASGGGFSVGYDPYDLFDLGEFDQKGTIPTKYGTKEQYLNACKTLQSKEISVYVDIVLNHKAGGDEKEKFQVIKVNPENRLEDISEPFEIESYTKFTFPGRGNTYSDFEWNYQCFSGVDYAEGQEDGIFRIISEYCDGWEEMISDEKGNYDYLMYNDIEHRNPFVREELNYWAKWYHDQVQFDGVRLDAVKHQSPEFYQEWLYNLRANTGKNIFAVGEYWAPGELSLLEKYIEATAGSMSLFDSSLQQNFHIASLSGSEYDLRTIFDETLTSANPLLSVTLVDNHDTQPLQELEAPVEKWFKPLAYALILLRQDGYPCVFYPDLFGAHYIDKDKEGNDQEIFLDKVEKIEELLKARQLFAYGIQREYFEDANCLGWIREGDEEHAGCAVVLSNKDAYEKPMEMGIQYAGQNFYDYLGWFEEKITIDEKGWGNFPVPAGNVSVWVPE; this is translated from the coding sequence ATGAATCCCACGATGATTCAGTTTTTCCATTGGTATTCCGATGGCGACGCGCAACTTTTTGACCAGATTAAAGATTCCGCTTCTTATCTAAAAGAGCTCGGGATTTCCGCGGTCTGGTTTCCCCCGGCTTATAAAGCTTCGGGCGGCGGATTTTCAGTCGGTTACGATCCGTACGATCTTTTTGACCTCGGCGAATTTGATCAAAAAGGCACCATTCCGACAAAATATGGCACCAAAGAACAATATTTAAATGCCTGTAAAACGCTGCAGTCAAAAGAGATTTCGGTGTATGTGGATATTGTTTTGAATCATAAAGCCGGCGGTGATGAAAAAGAAAAATTTCAGGTCATCAAAGTAAATCCGGAAAACCGGCTGGAAGATATTTCGGAACCTTTTGAAATTGAATCGTATACCAAATTTACTTTTCCGGGCAGAGGCAATACATATTCTGATTTTGAGTGGAATTATCAATGTTTTTCCGGAGTTGATTATGCTGAAGGTCAGGAAGACGGCATTTTCCGCATTATCAGCGAGTACTGCGACGGTTGGGAAGAAATGATTTCCGATGAAAAAGGAAACTACGATTATTTGATGTACAATGACATCGAACACCGAAATCCCTTCGTACGCGAAGAGCTGAATTATTGGGCAAAATGGTATCATGACCAGGTTCAGTTTGATGGGGTCCGCCTGGATGCGGTGAAACACCAGTCGCCGGAATTTTATCAGGAATGGCTTTATAATTTACGCGCAAATACCGGCAAAAATATTTTTGCCGTGGGCGAATATTGGGCGCCCGGAGAATTATCGCTTCTGGAAAAGTATATTGAAGCAACGGCCGGTTCTATGAGCCTTTTCGATTCGTCGTTACAGCAAAATTTTCACATCGCATCGCTTTCCGGGTCGGAGTATGATTTACGTACTATTTTCGACGAAACACTAACTTCTGCAAATCCACTTTTGTCGGTGACTTTGGTTGATAATCACGATACGCAACCGCTTCAGGAACTGGAAGCGCCGGTGGAAAAATGGTTTAAACCGCTCGCCTACGCTTTAATTTTACTTCGCCAGGACGGTTATCCGTGTGTTTTTTATCCGGATTTGTTCGGCGCGCATTACATTGACAAAGATAAAGAAGGCAACGACCAGGAAATTTTCCTGGATAAGGTGGAGAAAATTGAGGAATTGCTGAAAGCCCGACAATTGTTCGCTTACGGAATTCAGCGCGAATATTTTGAAGATGCCAACTGTCTCGGCTGGATTCGCGAAGGCGATGAAGAGCACGCTGGCTGCGCCGTGGTTTTGAGCAATAAAGATGCCTACGAAAAACCGATGGAAATGGGAATTCAATATGCAGGGCAAAATTTCTACGATTATTTGGGCTGGTTTGAGGAAAAAATTACCATTGATGAAAAAGGCTGGGGAAATTTCCCGGTTCCCGCCGGAAATGTTTCGGTTTGGGTTCCGGAATAA